In the genome of Natronorubrum daqingense, the window CGGTGTACTCGTGGACGACACTGATCGCCTGTGCGCGATTCTCTGGGTCAGCGATAAATGCCCAGACACGTTCGGGTGGCGCCGAAACCTCGAACGATCGATCGACCCGTACTGTCATGGCCCTAACTCCGGGAGTCACTGGTAAAAAGACCGTGGACCGAACGTCACGTTACTCCACCAACACAACGACCCAGTTCCAATCGGTGGTTAACTAATCGTCACTCTCCACGTTGTCGAGCGAGCGCGACCCCACTTTTCGATGTCGACCTCGTCCGCCTTTTCCGCGAGGTGAGGGAGGCGGGAACCGACCTGCTTCGATGACAGCCCAATCGCTTCCGCGATATTCTTCGCCCGGAAGTACTGTTCACCTCGAGTCGCACTCTCCCGGAGGTACGAGAGGATTTCTTGCTCTTCGTTGGAGTAGTCGGTCATCGTCCGTAGGGGGGTTTAGGACATCGTCGCTCTTAACTTTTGTAGCCCGATTCGGAACGTACGCCGGTATTGAACGACGTCTCGCCTGGCGATTAGTCCCAGTAGAGGTGAATGCCAACGACTGCCAGCGCGCTAAAGAGCATCGCTGCGGCGAATCCCCAGGCTGCGGTCATGTCCGGGGCTCCGGTGAACATCAACAACGCACCAATCGCTGCAACTGCGCTGAGTGCAAACGCCAGTCCAACACCCATGTCCGTCGAAGATTCGGTTTGCGTGGCCATGTTCGGGGGTTGTGGACGGTGTCTCTTAAGCGCACTCATTGTGCGTCAGGTCCACACGCACGCGGACGCTGCTCGAGGGAGAGTTGCTTCGGTAAAATCGATCGCTCGAAAGCCAATCCCACCGTCGTTCGTTAGAATCGATCCGTTCGGCCCGCGGCCGCCCACGGATCGGTTGGGCTTTCGCGTGGCACTCTGACGGTCCGCTGTTGTCGGTCCCGAATCCGGCCGGCGAACGACCAGCGTTTTCCGTCCCACGTCTCTTCGCTCTCGGACGCTGCCGCGGCAATCGCGAGCGCGTGATCGTGAACGTGTGCGCCGATTGCCGCGACGATTGCGGCCGCTTCTTCGTCGCTCGCATCCGCGGGGAGGTCGATATCGTACGCCGGTTGCGATGGAGTCTCGACGGTGGCACCGTCGGTTTCCCCTGCTGTCGAGTGCGTTGCCGATTCGAGACCATCTTGTGGGCCGTCGAGTTCGACGTTCGACTGGTGTGTCGTCATGCTTACAGCGGGATGTTTCCGTGTTTCTTGTCCGGATTCGACTCGCGTTTCGTCTCGAGCATCTCGAGGTCGTCGATCAGGCGCGGACGGGTTTCGGTCGGCACGATGACGTCGTCGAGGAAGCCCTTGTCCGTCGCCGTGTACGGATTGGCGAACTCTTCGCGGTACTCTTCGATGAGTTCGTCTCTGAGTTCCTCGGGGTTGTCGGACTCGGCGAGTTCCTTGCGATAGAGGATGTTGACCGCACCCTGTGGCCCCATGACGGCGATTTCGGCGGTCGGCCAGGCGTAGTTAACGTCGGCACCGAGGTTCTTCGAGGCCATGACGCAGTAGGCACCGCCGTAGGCTTTCCGGGTAATGACCGTCAGCAGTGGGACGGTTGCCTCCGCAAACGCGTAGAGCAGTTTCGCACCGTGGCGGATGATGCCCCGATGTTCCTGATCGGTTCCGGGCATGTAGCCGGGCACGTCGACGAACGTGACGATCGGAATGTTGAACGAATCACAGAAGCGAACGAATCGCGAGCCCTTCATCGAGGCGTCGACGGTGAGCGTTCCGGCGTTCACTCGAGGCTGGTTGGCGACGAGACCGACGGAACGGCCATCGAGTCGACCGAATCCGACGACGAGTTCTTTCGCGAAGTTGTCCGCGACTTCGAAGAACGAGCCTTCGTCGACGACGCTGTCGATGACGTCGACCATGTCGTAGGGCTTCTGTGGGCTGGGTGGAACGATCGATTTCAGCTCCTCGTCACGTCGGTCCGGGTCGTCCCACGGTTCGACGCGAGGTGGATCCTCGACGTTGTTCTGTGGCAGATACGAGAGCAACCGCTTGATATCGTCGAGGGCCTGTTCTTCGCTTTCACAGGCGAATTGGGCGACGCCGGTCTTCCCGGAGTGGGTCATCGCGCCGCCGAGTTCCTCGTGCGTGACCTCCTCACCGGTGACGGTTTGGGTGACGCCGGGCCCGGTGATGTACATGTGGCTCGTGTCTTTCACCATGAAGATGAAGTCGGTGATCGCCGGGGAGTAGACGGCACCGCCGGCACACGGACCCATCGTCGCGGAAATCTGGGGAATAACGCCGCTCGCTTCCTGATTTCGGCGGAAGATTTCGGTGTAGCCAGCGAGGCTCTTGACACCCTCCTGGATGCGGGCCCCAGCGGAGTCGTTGAGCCCGATGACGGGTGCGCCGACTTCCATCGCCATGTCCATGACCTTACAGACCTTCTCGGCGAACACCTCGCCGAGCGAGCCGCCGAAGACGGTGAAGTCGTGAGCGAAGACGAACACCGTCTGTCCGTTGACTTCGCCGTATCCCGTCACCACACCGTCGCCGGGAACTTTCTTCTCTTCCATCCCGAACTGGCTGGTCTGGTGGGTCCGAAGCTGATCGAACTCCGTAAACGTCCCCTCGTCGAGGAAGTAGTCGATCCGCTCGCGGGCGGTCATCTTGCCCTTGTCGTGTTGTTTCTCGATTCGGTCCTCTCCGCCACCCAGACGGGCTTCTTCGCGTAGCTCCTCGAGTTCCGCAATGCGATCTTCCATCGTCACGGTCGATGCACCCCTGCGTGGTTCATATATTCTCGTGCGAGAACCTACTGGAAAAGGATTCCGCAACACCATCACAATTAATAACCATCCACGAGGCAAATGGTGGAACGACCGACAGCAATTATAAATAGACGCTCGTTATCTCGAGAGGTAATACCGTAGAAAGTTATATATAACACCCCTCTCAATGGGCAAGACATGGCTCAACGAGAGACATGGGCAACAAGAACAGGCTTCATTCTCGCCGCGGTGGGGAGCGCGGTAGGGTTAGGAAACATTTGGCGATTCCCGTTCGTAACGGGTGAAGGTGGGGGGGCGGCGTTCCTCGTCGTCTACCTGCTGTTTATCGCACTGGTCGGATTCCCCGCAATTCTGGCCGAGTTCGTCGTCGGTCGGAGAACCGAACGAAATCCGGTCGGCGCATTACTCGAGTACGGTGGAAATGCATGGAAGTATGTCGGCGGAATCTTCATCGTAACCGGATTCGTTATTCTGTCGTACTACAGCGTAATCGCGGGCTGGTTTATTCGCTACGCCGGTGAAGGCTTGCGCGGCAGCTACGCCGACCACATTGCGTCGTACGATGGCGATCCGGAGCTGATGTTCGACACGCTGGCGGTCGGTCTCGACGCCTTCATTTTGCATACGGTGTTCATGGTGTTGACGGTCGGTATCGTCGCATTAGGAATCCGGAAAGGAATCGAACTCGCGGTGAAAGTCATGGTTCCGGCGATCATCGTTCTCCTGCTTGGGTTGGCGGTGTGGGCCTACACGCTACCTGGCGCTGGTGGTGGATACGAGTACTACCTCTCACCTGATTTCGGCGTCATCGCCGACAACTGGGTCGAACTCTTGCCGGCTGCCGCCGGACAGGCATTCTTCACCCTCTCTCTCGGGATGGGTGTGATGATCACGTACGCGTCGTACCTCGGGAAAGATCGAAACCTCGCCAAAGACGGCGGGATGATCATCGGCTTCGACACTGGTATCGCATTCCTCACCGGACTCGTCGTCTTCCCGATCATGTGGGCCGGCGATCTGACCGATCCAGGTGAAGGTGGACCCGGTGAAATTTTCGTCGCATTGACCCAGGCGTTCGCGGAAATTTCCGGCGGACAGTTCCTGGGACTGCTGTTCTTCGCAACGGTCGCAATCGCCGCGCTCTCGAGTGCGATTTCGCTGCTCGAGGTCGTTACGTCCTATGCGATCGACGAGTACGGTGTCGAACGGTGGAAGGCGGCGGCAGGTATGGGTGGGGCCATCTATCTCCTCGGAGTTCCAGTTACCTACGATCTTGTTTTCCTGGACCTGCTCGACTTGTTCGCTGACGCCATCCTGCTCGTGTTCGGTGCACTCATGCTGTCGATCCTGGTTGGGTGGATCGCCCCGCAGATGGCCGTGGACGAACTCGAAAAAGGAATCGGTGAACTCGGATCGATCGGGACGCTTTGGATCTGGGCTATCCGTGTCCCGATCATTATCGTCCTTGTCGTGTCGCTGTACCTCGGTATCGTCGACTACGTCGACTTCCTGACCGGGGACTTCGCGGGCTGGATCGACGAAAACCTGTAGGCGATCTAGCTGTATTTTTTAGGCCGCTCCGTACACTGGCACAGCAGCGCCACTCGTCACCGACGCCCCGTCGCTACAGAGAAATGCCATCACGTCGGCGATGTCCGACGGATCGACCCACTCGTCGTGGTCCGAGTCCGACATCATCTCGCGGTTCATCGGCGTGTCGATTACGCTCGGCATCACGGCATTCGCGCGAACGGTTCCCGTGTTCTCCTCGGCGATGGTTTCGGTGAGCAGCCGAATGCCGGCTTTCGTAATTCGGTAGGGGCCGTCCCCTTCGCCACCCTCGAGCGACGAACGCGCACTGACGCTGACGATCGATCCCTCGGTCTCCTGGAGATGTGGCAATGCGTGTTTCGACGCCAGAAACGCCGTCTGTAGGTTGACGTTCACGAGCAGTTCGAACTCCTCGAGGTCGGTGTCCTCGATCGGATCGCCACCGCGCCAGGTGCCGGCGATGTTGAGCAAGTGGTCGATCCGGCCGTGATCGTCGACGATGTCGGAGACGAGGCGCTCGACGTCGGCTTCGTCGGTGAGATCGCCCTCGTAGAAGTGGACGTCGTCGGTGATCTCGAGGTGACTGTCTTCACCGTCGGGGGCGACGACATCGACGGCACAGACGGTCGCCCCCGCGTCATCGAATCGCTCGACGACAGCACTACCGAGTGCACCGCTCGCACCCGTCACGATTGCGACCCGCTCGTCGAAGTCGACTGAAAACTCGGACGGAGCCATACGCTCGCTTCCACGACCACGATAATGATTGCTCGGGTGGTCGCCGGTCGCGTCGAAGCGCCACGCCGATTACGGACTCATCGGGGGGAGTGCAGCCTGTTCGAACCAAAAGTGAGCGAGTGCTTCGACCATCTCCGTGTATTCGGTCGGATCCGTCGGCTTTGTCAAGTAGGCGTTCGCGGCGAGTTCGTAACTTTCGACGATGTCTTCCGTCGTGTCGGAACTCGTGAGAACGACAACCGGAATGCGAGCGAGTAGCGACTCGTCCGCCAACGCCTCGAGTACCTCGAGCCCACCCATTCGAGGCAAATTGAGATCTAACAGAACGATATCGGGAAGCGATTCCGTGTCTGACCGGTTTCGTCTCGAGAGGAACTGGAGTGCCTCGTCGCCGTCGATCGCGACGTGCGTCGTTGTCTCGATCGAAAGCTGGACCAGCGCTTCCTTCGTCAGCCGAACATCCCCCGGATTGTCTTCGACGAGCAAGATTTCGACCACGTCCTCGGTTCGACTAGTCATATATACCCCCACCCGACGTCGCGCCTTCCTGACCCAATAGAGACCATTCGATCCGTAACTGAACCCTACTATATGTGGCACCCATTTAAGAGTGGCTACTACAACGTTTGGGTCGAAATCGAGCCTGGTTGGTACAAGCGGCTAAGCAGCTGAAAGTCCTGAATTCGTCTCAAGCGAGCGATGCGGATTTGAGCGGTCCCGCCGATACCGACCGTGACTCGAGACCGTGCTCAGAAAGTGCGGTGTAACTGTCACGATGCGAGACACTGAAATCGGTCGCCGTCGTTGTGCCAGTGAATGCGTTTGATCGCACATCGAGGATTTGCCGCGACGGCTCCGGAAAATACGATCGCCGCGATTCAATCTGCGGCCGAGTGCGCGGATGCAGTCGAGTTCGACGTTCGTCGGTGTGGGTCGGGAGAACTCGTCGTCATCCACGACGAGACGATCGATCGGGTTACCGGCGGCGTCGGCGCGGTCGCCGACCAGTCACTCGAGGAACTCAAAACCCAGACCGTCCTCGAGTCCGGCGAGCGCGTGCCGACGCTCGAGGAACTCCTCGAGGCGTTGCCCTCGCGCGTCGAAGTCAACCTCGAGATGAAAGAACTCGACATCGCGGCCGACGTCCTCGAGGCGATCGAATCGGTCGACAATCGCGTCGTGACGACCTCGTTTTTGGCACCGGAGCTTCGAGCAATTCGCGAACTCGACCGCGAGCAGCCGACGGGCTTGCTGGCCAGTCGCCGCCTCGAAACCCCTGTCACGACCGCGATCGAACTGGACTGTGACGTCATCGGTGCGAACTACTGGCGGTGTCTCACGACCACCATCGTTCCGCGAGCGAAGGCGGTCGACCTCGAGGTTCACGCGTGGTCGCTCGAGCGCCGGACTACGGCAACACTCCTCGAGTTTCGCGGCGTCGATTGCGTCTCGGCAGACCGCCCGATTCGCGTCTGAGGCGGGCATCCGTGTGACGGACCATCGCTTGGAGGTGAGATCGATGCTGTCACTTCGCGTGAGGCGTTAGCGCGACCGTGAGCGAACGCGTCCGCGGGCCGTCACACTCGACGAACAGGATTGACTGCCAGGTGCCGAGAACGAGGTCGCCGTTTTCGACGGGAATCGTCACGTCCGGCCCGATCATCGCCGCCCGCAGATGAGAATCTGCGTTCCCGTCGAGTCGGTCGTGAGCGTGGCCCTCGTCAGGAACGAGGTCGCGCAGAAAGTCTTCGATGTCTTCTCGCAATCGCGGTTCGTTCTCCTGGACGAGGAGTCCGGCCGTCGTGTGCGCGACGAACGCCGTGACCGTCCCGGACTCGAGGTCGTCTGGGACGACGCTCGCGATCTGATCGGTCACGTCGACCGTCGTCAATCGAGCGTCGGTCTCGATAGTGATCGTCTCGATACCCATACGCGAGACCACGCGACGGACACCCTATCCAGTTTCGCTCCCCGCGTCGACCGACGATCGTTTCAGGAGAGTCGCTCGAGTGCCCACTCGGCCCGTTCGCGGACACTCGGTTCCGGGTCGTCGTGTGCTAATGTCTCGAGTCGATCACTCGCAGTTTCGACGCGACCGTAGCCGAGTGCGACGCACGCGTTCGATCGGACGCGCTCGTGATCGGTGGCGAGTGCGCCGATCAGTGGATCGCGTGCGTTCTCGGGAATGACGTTCGTCTCCATCGCGACGCGAGCGAAGACGACGGCCGCGTTCGCCCGTGTCTGTGGATCAGTCGAGTCGAGTGCACCCACGAGCGCGGGTGAGGGTGGCGTGACAGCAGTCGGAGAGTGGGTGGCGACGTCAGCCAGACAGCCGATCGCGTTTCGTCTGAGCGCATCCACGTCGTGGTCGAGGAGCGGAGTCGTCTCCTCGAGAAGCGACTCGAAACTCGAGTCGTTCGCGTTCGATTCACACGCCGGTGCTAGCTGGCCCGCGCGTGCGAGTCGACCGAATACCGGGAGGATCTGCGTACCGGTTGCTTCCGGGTCCGCCTCGAGGGCATCCAGGAGTACCGGGACCGCTCGTGTGGTTGCAACCGGGTTCGAGTGAGAAACGTGCCGTACCAGACGGAGCCCCCACTCGTCGTATCCGGGTCGCTCGTCGATCACGTCGGCTATCGATGCCACGTAGTCGGAGACAGTCGCTGGCTGTTCGCGTGCTACCGCCTCGAGACAGCGAAGCACCTCCCCCGTCGCGGACGCGGTCGGGTGCTCGCCGGCGAAGGTAACGAGTTCCTCGACGGACGGTGCGACGTCTGCTGGGAACTCCGCTGCGAGTTCGGCGAGACAGTACGCGACCGTCTCGTGGTACTCGAGTGGGTCTTGCTCGAGGAGTGCTCTGAGTTTCGGGACCGTCGGGACGCAGGCGCGGGGTTCGTCCGCAATCGTCTCCCGAATTGTCTCGACGGCGACGCGCTGTTCGGCCGGATCGCGTCTATCTAGCTGTGCGAGAACGGCCGGCACGTCGAACGGCGAGCCAGTGGCTTGTCGTTGGTCGAGCGATCCGACCCCTTCCCCATCCATGCTGTTCTCAGTATTGGTAATTAGGGTCAAAAGCGTTCCGAGTGTTTACTGCGAGCCCATGGACGTGAAAATATCCGCTACGCGAGCCACTCGTCCGGTTTCGTATCGTAGTCGACGTCGTCTGCAGCGAGATGATCGACTTCCTCCCAGGGGAGGTCTTCGACGGTTACCTCCTCGCCGTCGTAGCGAAGCAACTTCCCACGCTCTTCCGGTTCCGGCTCTCGGTTCCGTCGTTTCGCCACTTCGACGTCGTGTTCGTTGACCTCCTTGACGATCGTCTGCAAGTTCACCGGACGCCCCCACAGCTCGAATATCCGCTTGAGGGTTTCTCGAGCCTTCCCGAGGTCGAGCATCACGCCGTTGTACTGGTGGCCGAGGAGCAGTTCGTTCGCGTTGTTGTAGTTGCCGTCGTAGACCGCGATGGTCGGCTTGCCGAAGTTGGTGAACTGCAACAGGAGCTTCTTCTTGACGTCATCGGCGGCGTCGCTCGCGACGTGGTACTGCCCGGTCGCCTTCGAGTGTTCGTACGTGAAGTAGTTGTTCTCCGTGATGAACTCCTCCGTGAGGAATTCGTCGAGGAACGTCACGTCGTTGTGGCTCTCGCGAATGTCGTACATCCGATTCCAGCCGGCCGAGAAGTCGACGTCCGCGAGCGCCTCCTCGACGGACTCGTAGCGGGCGTCGTCGAAGAGGTAGCGGCCGATCTGTTCCACGTCGTTCTGACTGACTCGAGTCAGAAAGCCGCGGTGTTGGCGCTTGAGCAGCGAGTAGTGGCGTCGGGCCAACCCCTCGGTGGTGAGCACCTTCCAGGGATAGCGCTCGACGTCGATTTCGCCCGCCCGTGCAGCCTCGAGGGCCTCGTGGTCGACGTAGTCGTCCGGCACGTCCGCGAGGTCCTCGAGCGTCTCCGGCGTGATCGTCGCGAGCGCAGCGGGTGGCTCGAGCGCGGCCCGGACCTCGTCGAAATCGACGACGTCCATCAGGTTTCGCCACGAGATACCCTCGATTCGAAGGAGGTGCTCGAGCACCTCGCGTCGGTTCGTTCGGTTCTCGACGTACTCCCAGAGTTCCATCCCGAGGCTGTAGGGATTGAGCCCGCCCGAGGACAACACCTTCGCCATGTGATCGGCGTAGTTGAGGAACTCGTCGTCGCCGGCGAAGCCCTCGTCGGTCATCATCGTCGACTCCCAGTAGGCCGCCCACCCCTCGTTCATCACCTTCGTCATCTTCTGGGCGGCGAAATAGTACGCCTCGGCGCGCATCATATCCAGGATGTCGCGTTGCCACTCGGTCATCTCGAGGGCGCGACCCGCCTCGTCGTCGTACTGTTTCCCGTGTTCGCGCACGAACGCGAGCACGTCCTTCTGGGGCTCTTCGGGGAACGTCACGGACTCTTCGCCCGCCTCGAGTTTCTCGAGCCACTCCTCGTCGAACACCTCACCTTTGATTTCCTCGGAGAGGTCGAGTTCGGCCACCTTCTCCGCGAGGTCGTCGTCGAGGTCCTCGAGGTCGTCCGCCGGTCCGTCCACCTCGAGTCGCCGCACGAAGACCTGGTGTTGGTCGATGTTGTCCTCGAGTGAGAGACAGTGGTCGATCCACTTCTCGACTTCCGCGCGGTCGATGTCGGGATCGGCCATGTACTCGTCGATGGCTCGCGCGTGACGGGCCAACATCCCCGCGGCGTTGACCTGCTCGTCCGTCCGGCCGCTGGTGAACAGCCCGAACCACTCGTTGTTCGCGAAGAAATCGGAGTGGGCTTCGACGTGGGTGATGACGGCCTTCTGATCCGCAACTGTGTTCGACTCCTGGAGGAACGCGTGGGCCGGGTTGTCGTTGTTGACGATTTCGAAGGCCTTGCCGCCCCCGTACTGGCCTTGCTTTTGCTGGCGGTCGTACTGCATTCCCCAGCGCCAGTGTGGGTACCGATTCTGGAACCCGCCGTAGGCGATGAGTTCGTTCATCTCGTCGTAGTCGATGATCCAGTACTTGACCGGATACGGCTCGAGGCCGAGTTTCTCGGCCAAGTTTCTGGCTTCCGAAACCGGTTCCTCGAGGTCACTTGCGATCGCCTGTTTGCGGAAGCGATCCGCGTTGGAGTTTGTCTTACTCATGGACACCACCGTGGTTGTGTCGTGCGAGTCCGCTCTCAGTCATCGTCCTCACTCTCCGTCGAGAGAATCTCGTAAATCGCGTCGGTGACGTCGTCTTTGCTGTTGACGTACGCCACCGCGACGTCGTCGGCGTCGGTGCCGAAGTGTCGCTCGAGTTCCTCGGCGTGGGTCGCGTTGATCGCGTTGCCCGAGGGCTGGGTCTCGACGTACGCGTGGAGGTTCGCGTCGATTTCCTCCATCAGCGGAATAACTCGCTCTCCCGTGTCGTTACTCGAGTTCTCGGAGTCGCCAGCGGCGAAGACGTAGCGATTCCAGTCGCTCCAGGGGTACTCCGCTAAGAGCTCGTCCGCGAGTTCGTACGCGCTCGAGATTTTCGTGCCGCCGCCGCTTCTGATGCCGAAGAAGTCGTCGCGCTCGACGGCCCAGGCCTCGGCGTCGTGGGCGATGTAGACGAACTCGGCGTTGTCGTACTTCCCCTGGAGGTACCAATCCAGCGGCGTGAACGTTCGCTCGACGAGTTCGCGTTTCTTCTCGCGCATCGAGCCCGAAACGTCGCGGATGTTGACGACGACGACGTTCTTCTCTTTCTCCTCGATGATCTCGGGGTAGCGGTAGCGTTCGTCCTCGCGTCGGAACGGGACGTGCTTGATCCCTTCACGGCGAATCTTCTGCTGGACGCTCTCGCGCTCGACGTTTTCCTCGACCTCCTCGATGGAGGCCCACGTCCCGCGCTCCTCGTCGGGAATTTCGCTGTGGGCCTCTTCGATCCAGGCCATCGAGACGGGGAGGCTTTCGCCGCGAGCCCACTCGAAGACCGCTCGAGGCGTGATTCCCTCGACCTTGCAAACCTCCCGGAGGAACTCCTCGTCGAAGTCCATCGCGAGTTTGCGCTTGAGGCCCTCCTTGAACATCCGCTCGAAGTCGAGCGTGCTGTCGGGACCCGTTCGGGTCATGTCGGTGAAGGGCCCTTCCTTCTCCTCGACGACGGTTTTCCCCTTCGGATCCAGATCGAGACCTAGTTCCTCGTCGAGTTCCTGTGCGAACTCCTCGGGATCCATCTCGTAGTACTCGTGGTCGCTTCCCTCCTCGCCGGGTTC includes:
- a CDS encoding DUF7123 family protein, giving the protein MTDYSNEEQEILSYLRESATRGEQYFRAKNIAEAIGLSSKQVGSRLPHLAEKADEVDIEKWGRARSTTWRVTIS
- a CDS encoding DUF7525 family protein; amino-acid sequence: MATQTESSTDMGVGLAFALSAVAAIGALLMFTGAPDMTAAWGFAAAMLFSALAVVGIHLYWD
- a CDS encoding acyl-CoA carboxylase subunit beta, which encodes MEDRIAELEELREEARLGGGEDRIEKQHDKGKMTARERIDYFLDEGTFTEFDQLRTHQTSQFGMEEKKVPGDGVVTGYGEVNGQTVFVFAHDFTVFGGSLGEVFAEKVCKVMDMAMEVGAPVIGLNDSAGARIQEGVKSLAGYTEIFRRNQEASGVIPQISATMGPCAGGAVYSPAITDFIFMVKDTSHMYITGPGVTQTVTGEEVTHEELGGAMTHSGKTGVAQFACESEEQALDDIKRLLSYLPQNNVEDPPRVEPWDDPDRRDEELKSIVPPSPQKPYDMVDVIDSVVDEGSFFEVADNFAKELVVGFGRLDGRSVGLVANQPRVNAGTLTVDASMKGSRFVRFCDSFNIPIVTFVDVPGYMPGTDQEHRGIIRHGAKLLYAFAEATVPLLTVITRKAYGGAYCVMASKNLGADVNYAWPTAEIAVMGPQGAVNILYRKELAESDNPEELRDELIEEYREEFANPYTATDKGFLDDVIVPTETRPRLIDDLEMLETKRESNPDKKHGNIPL
- a CDS encoding sodium-dependent transporter, with protein sequence MAQRETWATRTGFILAAVGSAVGLGNIWRFPFVTGEGGGAAFLVVYLLFIALVGFPAILAEFVVGRRTERNPVGALLEYGGNAWKYVGGIFIVTGFVILSYYSVIAGWFIRYAGEGLRGSYADHIASYDGDPELMFDTLAVGLDAFILHTVFMVLTVGIVALGIRKGIELAVKVMVPAIIVLLLGLAVWAYTLPGAGGGYEYYLSPDFGVIADNWVELLPAAAGQAFFTLSLGMGVMITYASYLGKDRNLAKDGGMIIGFDTGIAFLTGLVVFPIMWAGDLTDPGEGGPGEIFVALTQAFAEISGGQFLGLLFFATVAIAALSSAISLLEVVTSYAIDEYGVERWKAAAGMGGAIYLLGVPVTYDLVFLDLLDLFADAILLVFGALMLSILVGWIAPQMAVDELEKGIGELGSIGTLWIWAIRVPIIIVLVVSLYLGIVDYVDFLTGDFAGWIDENL
- a CDS encoding SDR family oxidoreductase encodes the protein MAPSEFSVDFDERVAIVTGASGALGSAVVERFDDAGATVCAVDVVAPDGEDSHLEITDDVHFYEGDLTDEADVERLVSDIVDDHGRIDHLLNIAGTWRGGDPIEDTDLEEFELLVNVNLQTAFLASKHALPHLQETEGSIVSVSARSSLEGGEGDGPYRITKAGIRLLTETIAEENTGTVRANAVMPSVIDTPMNREMMSDSDHDEWVDPSDIADVMAFLCSDGASVTSGAAVPVYGAA
- a CDS encoding response regulator, which gives rise to MTSRTEDVVEILLVEDNPGDVRLTKEALVQLSIETTTHVAIDGDEALQFLSRRNRSDTESLPDIVLLDLNLPRMGGLEVLEALADESLLARIPVVVLTSSDTTEDIVESYELAANAYLTKPTDPTEYTEMVEALAHFWFEQAALPPMSP
- a CDS encoding glycerophosphodiester phosphodiesterase — its product is MRLIAHRGFAATAPENTIAAIQSAAECADAVEFDVRRCGSGELVVIHDETIDRVTGGVGAVADQSLEELKTQTVLESGERVPTLEELLEALPSRVEVNLEMKELDIAADVLEAIESVDNRVVTTSFLAPELRAIRELDREQPTGLLASRRLETPVTTAIELDCDVIGANYWRCLTTTIVPRAKAVDLEVHAWSLERRTTATLLEFRGVDCVSADRPIRV
- a CDS encoding secondary thiamine-phosphate synthase enzyme YjbQ; the encoded protein is MGIETITIETDARLTTVDVTDQIASVVPDDLESGTVTAFVAHTTAGLLVQENEPRLREDIEDFLRDLVPDEGHAHDRLDGNADSHLRAAMIGPDVTIPVENGDLVLGTWQSILFVECDGPRTRSLTVALTPHAK
- a CDS encoding HEAT repeat domain-containing protein, with translation MDGEGVGSLDQRQATGSPFDVPAVLAQLDRRDPAEQRVAVETIRETIADEPRACVPTVPKLRALLEQDPLEYHETVAYCLAELAAEFPADVAPSVEELVTFAGEHPTASATGEVLRCLEAVAREQPATVSDYVASIADVIDERPGYDEWGLRLVRHVSHSNPVATTRAVPVLLDALEADPEATGTQILPVFGRLARAGQLAPACESNANDSSFESLLEETTPLLDHDVDALRRNAIGCLADVATHSPTAVTPPSPALVGALDSTDPQTRANAAVVFARVAMETNVIPENARDPLIGALATDHERVRSNACVALGYGRVETASDRLETLAHDDPEPSVRERAEWALERLS
- a CDS encoding SpoVR family protein, whose amino-acid sequence is MSKTNSNADRFRKQAIASDLEEPVSEARNLAEKLGLEPYPVKYWIIDYDEMNELIAYGGFQNRYPHWRWGMQYDRQQKQGQYGGGKAFEIVNNDNPAHAFLQESNTVADQKAVITHVEAHSDFFANNEWFGLFTSGRTDEQVNAAGMLARHARAIDEYMADPDIDRAEVEKWIDHCLSLEDNIDQHQVFVRRLEVDGPADDLEDLDDDLAEKVAELDLSEEIKGEVFDEEWLEKLEAGEESVTFPEEPQKDVLAFVREHGKQYDDEAGRALEMTEWQRDILDMMRAEAYYFAAQKMTKVMNEGWAAYWESTMMTDEGFAGDDEFLNYADHMAKVLSSGGLNPYSLGMELWEYVENRTNRREVLEHLLRIEGISWRNLMDVVDFDEVRAALEPPAALATITPETLEDLADVPDDYVDHEALEAARAGEIDVERYPWKVLTTEGLARRHYSLLKRQHRGFLTRVSQNDVEQIGRYLFDDARYESVEEALADVDFSAGWNRMYDIRESHNDVTFLDEFLTEEFITENNYFTYEHSKATGQYHVASDAADDVKKKLLLQFTNFGKPTIAVYDGNYNNANELLLGHQYNGVMLDLGKARETLKRIFELWGRPVNLQTIVKEVNEHDVEVAKRRNREPEPEERGKLLRYDGEEVTVEDLPWEEVDHLAADDVDYDTKPDEWLA
- a CDS encoding YeaH/YhbH family protein, translated to MGLRDDLERFREVGEKRREDLADFIQYGDLAGGKESIQIPVKIVSLPEFEYDQFDKGGIGQGDGDTPDVGQPVGQPQPQPGDGDGDGDDGEPGEEGSDHEYYEMDPEEFAQELDEELGLDLDPKGKTVVEEKEGPFTDMTRTGPDSTLDFERMFKEGLKRKLAMDFDEEFLREVCKVEGITPRAVFEWARGESLPVSMAWIEEAHSEIPDEERGTWASIEEVEENVERESVQQKIRREGIKHVPFRREDERYRYPEIIEEKEKNVVVVNIRDVSGSMREKKRELVERTFTPLDWYLQGKYDNAEFVYIAHDAEAWAVERDDFFGIRSGGGTKISSAYELADELLAEYPWSDWNRYVFAAGDSENSSNDTGERVIPLMEEIDANLHAYVETQPSGNAINATHAEELERHFGTDADDVAVAYVNSKDDVTDAIYEILSTESEDDD